The following proteins are co-located in the Anomalospiza imberbis isolate Cuckoo-Finch-1a 21T00152 chromosome Z, ASM3175350v1, whole genome shotgun sequence genome:
- the KATNAL2 gene encoding katanin p60 ATPase-containing subunit A-like 2 isoform X4, whose product MELACQALRTTHQAREAEEMRTEARRKNLLILILHYLMEEGYVGAANALEQETKLGLRGFEVCDNIDLETILMEYESYYFVKFQKYPKITKKVVDTENKQQLRSGGRARRTAASSQNVPRAKPQTVQRSVSKTSHGSTAEPKSSTKESPRQDSDGADALDQSDFGLSISGISKTGGDSSHPRKGQIIDFRKMIQDAVRVSPDGIPLNSLNCDPDPSERLLKPLSAFTGMTGEMRELAVVVSKDIYLHKPNVKWDDIIGLDAAKRLVKEAVVYPIKYPELFTGILSPWKGLLLYGPPGTGKTLLAKAVATECSTTFFNISASTIVSKWRGDSEKLVRVLFELARYHAPSTIFLDELESIMSQRGTAPGGEHEGSRRMKTELLVQMDGLARSDDLVFVLAASNLPWHMDLSGSIPLSHGEEHRLGSEQKTAVLCPGNFKPWSGSHLLEPNGGVPGMILCEQQLQQHFKWQNLKFDLKVLCLVR is encoded by the exons GAGGAGATGCGAACAGAAGCTCGTCGGAAAAACCTCCTCATTCTAATTTTGCATTATTTAATGGAGGAAGG ATATGTTGGTGCTGCAAATGCTTTGGAACAAGAGACAAAATTAGGTTTACGTGGCTTTGAAGTTTGTGACAACATTGATCTTGAGACAATTTTGATGGAATATGAAAGCTACTATTTtgtaaaatttcaaaaatacCCTAAAATTACCAAAAAAGTCGTGGACACTG aaaataaacaacagCTGAGAAGTGGAGGAAGAGCAAGAAG GACAGCAGCTTCTTCTCAGAATGTACCAAGGGCCAAACCACAGACAGTGCAAAGATCAGTATCAAAAACTTCACATGGGAGTACAGCAGAACCCAAATCCTCCACCAAGGAGAGCCCCAGACAG GATAGTGATGGTGCAGATGCTCTGGATCAATCTGATTTTGGCTTAAGCATCTCAGGAATCAGCAAAACTGGAGGAGACAGCTCTCACCCAAGAAAG gGCCAAATAATTGACTTCCGCAAGATGATTCAGGATGCTGTCAGAGTGTCACCAGATGGAATTCCCTTGAACAGCCTTAATTGTGATCCAGATCCATCA gaAAGATTATTGAAGCCTCTTAGTGCTTTTACTGGCATGACTGGTGAGATGAGAGAACTTGCAGTGGTTGTAAGCAAA GACATTTATCTCCATAAGCCAAACGTGAAGTGGGATGATATTATAGGACTGGATGCAGCTAAAAGGCTGGTCAAGGAAGCAGTTGTTTACCCCATAAAG TATCCAGAACTGTTTACTGGCATTCTGTCCCCTTGGAAAGGATTATTGCTGTATGGACCACCAG GTACTGGAAAAACTTTGCTTGCTAAGGCTGTTGCCACAGAATGCAGTACAACCTTTTTCAACATATCAGCATCCACCATTGTCAGCAAATGGAGGGGTGATTCAGAAAAACTTGTCCGG GTGTTGTTTGAGCTCGCCCGGTACCATGCTCCTTCCACAATTTTCCTGGATGAGCTGGAGTCAATTATGAGTCAAAGAGGCACTGCTCCTGG TGGTGAACATGAGGGAAGTCGGCGGATGAAAACGGAATTACTGGTGCAGATGGATGGCTTGGCCCGATCTGATGatcttgtatttgttttagCAGCTTCCAATCTGCCATG GCACATGGACCTAAGTGGGTCTATTCCCCTCTCACATGGAGAAGAGCACAGGCTTGGGTCAGAACAGAAGACAGCAGTCCTGTGTCCAGGGAACTTCAAGCCATGGTCTGGGAGTCATTTGTTGGAGCCCAATGGGGGTGTTCCTGGAATGATCTTGTGTGAGCAGCAGTTGCAGCAGCATTTCAAGTGGCAAAACTTGAAATTTGACTTAAAGGTGCTTTGTTTAGTGAGATGA